In the Choloepus didactylus isolate mChoDid1 chromosome 3, mChoDid1.pri, whole genome shotgun sequence genome, TGCTGTCACCACCATAAACCAACCAACAAACGACTCGTGTCTCTCTCTGGCTTTTGCATCGGCAGTCTGGAATCCATCCAAGGAGCCTTCTAATCTTCCCTAGTGAAATCTTTACTCCAGACTCCAGGCTGCTGGCTTGGAATAGGCAAGGGCTCTCACTTCTCATCATGTCACTCATATTTGCTTTCTTGTAGCTTCATGGATCTGAGCACCTAAACACCAAGATGATCGGCATCTTAGAAATAGCAGCGTTTAAAGCAGCTTTTCAAGAATTCAAAATCTCTGCGTTACAAATTCAGCTAAAAAGAGATGGCactatcattttctttctgaccTGTAAAACaatgtaaagggaaaaaaagaatgttcAGGGTATTTGTGAAACTAGTGGCATTACAACATTAACACTGTCTTGAGGTTTTCTTTTACTCCATTGTGGTGGTTGAACCAAGTGTTGCTATCATAGCGATTACTTAACAATGAAATCGAGGCTTTGCGACatctgaaaaaaatacatattcattgtTGGCTGGTGCACACCTGGTTCTTGTGCATGGCCCTTCATAATCATGAGCTCTTCATGTGTTGTATGGCCAAGATGGTGAGTTATAATTTTCACTATACACTGCCAGAATTGTTTCTCCACCCACCCCAGCTGGTGGTTGAACCATTTACCACTTTTGAGAAGATATGAACACACAACTCATTACACAAAACTGAGCACCTGCTACCTACATCTTTTTCGGTCCTTCATGATTTCTTCTATCTTATGTATTTTGtcagatgagaaagaaaaagtctTTTGCAAGAGGAAAACAACTATGTATCAGTTTCATCattttgctgatgccttagctaCATTTACCAGTAtgattttcctcctccttctgcaAATTTCTTCAGATTTTCTAGTGTTGTGGAAAGAACACTGGCAGAGGAATTATGAGGCCCCTGCTCTTGTGAGCCATACAACTTTGGGCATGTCTTCAACTTCTCTATGCCTCTGTTCCCCAATTTTTAAGATTAGGGAATTGAACATAATTATCTCCATGGTCCCTTCCGGTTCCAAAATTCAAATGGCCTATGATTTTTACTGCCAAAACCAGGGGTGGTAGAAGAATGAGATGATCTGGGTGAATTGCTCCCAGCTGCCATGATGACAGGATCGACTTGGAACCCAAAGTGCCTCTTTTCAGGAGACAGTTTTCTCCAGGGAGGGCCACTGACACATTAACACAAGTTGTTAGTTAACCACTGCTCACCCgcagctttatttcttttacattaaaaagCAGAGATATTCATGTGTAACCTACATTATCAGCTGCCCTCAAAGACAACCACTTTTTTTTACTATGTGCAAACCATGAAGCAGGAATTAGCACAACGTGATGTTActcttaaagagaaaaaaggaaaatcactCCACAAGAATCACTGGACAATGTAGAATTTATTGAAGGGGGACCAAAAGGAGAGTTTAGACCTCAGAGCAAATAAATACCCATTGAACATTTCTGTTGCATTGAACATTTCTGTTGCCCCCAAAGAGTTGGCTCTTTGGACAACTACAGCTTCTGTCTCCTTTTAACCCTTTATTCACTAACAAAGTTATCATTTCTCCCTCCTGGCCTTCCTTTTTTATTCAGCATACCTGGGTACTCACCTGAGCTAGTTCCCGCCTGTAGGTTCATCAATTTCTCTTTTACATATATGGAACCATCCCCACAGAGGAATTCTCCTAATATCTGCTAAGAAGATGTCCTTCTTATACCTTTCTTTTCAATATCTCTGATCAAGTCCAAATTGTCTCCAAGAAGCAGGGTGTGAAAGAAAGACAGATACGCTAATAAGACCTCTAGGTCAGGCTGTTGAGGACAGGATTTTATGCACACTAATTGCAGGCACTGTTTTCATCCCTTTCAGaataggataaataaaatgctttgtatatgctttttaaaaatgaagcttTCTATACCTCACCACCCTAAGAAAAAGGCTTCTATTAGagtttttctctaattttaaacaaaaattgacCTCATCTTACAGATTCCTTTTCaaaaactgaagagtattaataGAGAATTTTTGTTACCAAGCAGTTGAcaaccattattttttttttttaacaatagcatTTCCATTTGCTTTAATAACAGACTCATCAGCAAAATAAATGCTGCTCATGTTAACCAAATccaataaaaacattattttaatttactgcCACCCCCCGGAAAGACAGAATTATTCATATCACAAACATTTAAACAGGAAAATCACCtagtgatttaaaaattttaagagactCATGTTCATCGAATAGACCATGTACACAGAGCTATCACTTCTCTTGCAAAAACTGCTAAGATCTTAAATTTGTTACATATCACAAGACACTTAAATACCTCAGGGGAAATAATAACCATTCCAAATTTTGTGCAAGTTTGAATTACCATAAAGTTCATGTGGCGTAAACCTGGATCCCTGTCATTTGATGGAACTTTTTCAGTCATTAGGCTGTTTCCAATGAGGCAAAAAGACTTGATTTTAAAAACccttttgagttaactttttttcttttaccattatCTCATGAGGCAAATTTGTTATTAAGGGGAAATAGTTCCTGGAAGTAAAATGCCAGTTTTACAAAGCATTCTTACTCTTATATATTGTCTCAATAAGTTTTAACAACTTCAAAAGTGCTTTTGGGTTATAcgggaaaagattttttttctgcaaaCGGTTAACAGCAGCTTGTAGTTCTTCAAAGCATTTAACTGTTCTGTAGGATATTCCCATTTCAGAAGAAATATTATTTGGAGCTACTTCATGGTCAATGGAGAAACAAGTTTCAGAGCCTTTTGGCACCAGAAGCCTTGACTCAGGCTCTAGTACAAACTCTTTATCTGTTCCTGACCCAGCTGTGTGTTGAATCTTCTTAATTATCGCTTGGTGTAGAGATGTCTGTTTGCTGTTTGCTAAATGCTGATCTGTGGATTCCACTTCAGAATCATCAGAGCTGTCATAATCCACCAGACTTTGAGAAGTTTGAGGGGAAGTCAGGCTATCAGCCTGGAGAAGGGTGGGGGTCTCCTGAGATGTCACAACCTTGTTGGGTGGTTCAGAAAAATCAGAGGCCCAGGAGCTCCAAGCATTAGCATGTATGTGACCATCAAGAGCAGTCAAATAGAGTGGTTCCATTTGGTTGGTATTCCTTTCTTGGACAAGTGAAGGCAAACAACCACAAATATCAAAGCCATCTTCAGATTCAGTTGCATCAAAGTACTtggaaatggtgaaaaaattacccgtctttttggagtaattttaaatatctaacaaaatattcaagaaaacaGGTTTCTGATGAAATCAAAAAGTCAAGAAGAACGGTAGAATCAAATCCTATATTTTttaagaagaataagaaaatacagTGAGGATTATAGCCATTTTCATGTGTGTGATGGTTCCACCTTACTTTTTCTTGGGTCAGGCTTCTTTCAGTAGCTTTACAGCAGTCTCTTCCATTTCATTTGCTGAAGTACAATTCCGAAACTTGATTTCTAAGGATTTAATTAAAACTAAGCTCACTGCTCTAAGGATCGCTTGATCTTGACCAGAGATACTTTTACATCCAGGCTGAACTTCATCGCCACCAAAGAAGGAAGGTTTTCCATGAATAGACAATGTTCTCAACAACCCCAAATTCACAGCTTCCAAAACAGCATTAGCTAAAGCCAACATGTCCACATCCAAATGAAGATCTGGTGGCATTACGGCAGGGGCAGATCCAGGAAAGAGGTCTTCACCCACTTTACAAAGAAGGCACTTTTTAACAAACAGGATGAACTTCCTTTTGACGAAAGCCTGAACTGGCCAGGTAATAATGTCTAACACGCAAGAAggtctaaaaaataaaatcctctgGCAAGTGAAATGCAATTTCAGGTAGATTCTGGAGGCTATAAGAAGTTCAAGCAATTCCAGGAAACTCATCAAGCTGTTTATTATTTTAGAAGTATCTTGGCAGTTTTCAAAATGCTGAGAAAATAGGGAGTTGTAAAATACTTCAAAAACACTGTCAAAAGGAGCCAGGAACTGCTttagaatttctgttttttgtgAACATGTATCTTTAAAGATTTCTTTTATTACCATTCCAAGAG is a window encoding:
- the LOC119528799 gene encoding LOW QUALITY PROTEIN: protein Lines homolog 1-like (The sequence of the model RefSeq protein was modified relative to this genomic sequence to represent the inferred CDS: inserted 3 bases in 2 codons) gives rise to the protein MKAFSEVLEQLYKKVLIGASLEKHSQEYVFYLNPAFSDQDFSPAASLEWPDTRGSQEKNQPRFAHLAASRVAPKCLKRQPQMGSAREITLLQLTVIKVMITRIVSSKTEFHTKEKYSDIVKILLKSSEVDSKLISMFQNSDKLLSHTAAKCLALLLYFQLREEITLSNSWIAFCQKNLSEYTESDKIASCLWTLGMVIKEIFKDTCSQKTEILKQFLAPFDSVFEVFYNSLFSQHFENCQDTSKIINSLMSFLELLELLIASRIYLKLHFTCQRILFFRPSCVLDIITWPVQAFVKRKFILFVKKCLLCKVGEDLFPGSAPAVMPPDLHLDVDMLALANAVLEAVNLGLLRTLSIHGKPSFFGGDEVQPGCKSISGQDQAILRAVSLVLIKSLEIKFRNCTSANEMEETXCKATERSLTQEKVRWNHHTHENGYNPHCIFLFFLKNIGFDSTVLLDFLISSETCFLEYFVRYLKLLQKDXGNFFTISKYFDATESEDGFDICGCLPSLVQERNTNQMEPLYLTALDGHIHANAWSSWASDFSEPPNKVVTSQETPTLLQADSLTSPQTSQSLVDYDSSDDSEVESTDQHLANSKQTSLHQAIIKKIQHTAGSGTDKEFVLEPESRLLVPKGSETCFSIDHEVAPNNISSEMGISYRTVKCFEELQAAVNRLQKKNLFPYNPKALLKLLKLIETIYKSKNAL